From a single Arachis hypogaea cultivar Tifrunner chromosome 3, arahy.Tifrunner.gnm2.J5K5, whole genome shotgun sequence genomic region:
- the LOC112734712 gene encoding putative pentatricopeptide repeat-containing protein At5g52630 isoform X1 has protein sequence MRLMGCCKPVILILETLQTLKTLLMGNIMCKHCMNRSVLLVRLFPGISVFSCLLGRERERIMAQHDDLSAPPRPLPPSPSPTKTDPRAIHARAIKSVATDNATFNNLVTLYSKLESLASYSVRVFSQIRSPNVVSWTALVSAHSNTLLALRYFVSMLRHPTLPNNRTLASLFRTSAALFALPFALSLHSLSLKLALSSDPFAGSALLSFYFKCRMPDHAHKVFDEIPDRDSVCYSAMIVGLAQNSRSVDALLVLADMRHRGFASTEHSVSGGLRAAAELAALEQCRMIHGHAVVAGFDSNVVVGSALVDGYGKAGVVENARQVFEDNLAWMNLVGWNAMMAGYAQQGDHKSTSELFDSMECQGLVPDEYSFLAMLTALYNAGMFLEADQWLTRMKVDYGLQPTLVHYTCFVGAMARAGHLEQAERVALTMPYEPDAAVWRALLSACAFHGEADKAWSMARRVLELEPLDDSAYVIVANVLSAAGRWDDVAELRKMLRVRRVKKQGGRSWIEIQGKVHVFAAGDWKHKRSAEIYRKLQEIMGEIEKLGYVPIWDELLHNVEEEKRKEALWHHSEKLAVAFGVLCGSAPPGKPLRIVKNLRICKDCHEAFKYMTRILQREIIVRDVNRYHRFVDGNCTCRDIW, from the exons ATGAGATTAATGGGTTGCTGTAAGCCTGTAATATTGATATTGGAAACATTGCAAACATTGAAAACATTGCTGATGGGCAATATCATGTGCAAACATTGTATGAACCGATCGGTGTTGCTggtcagattattccctggaatTTCCGTCTTCTCATGTTTGCTTGGAAG agagagagagagaatcatgGCGCAACATGATGACCTCAGCGCGCCACCGCGGCCGCTGCCACCGTCTCCATCTCCCACTAAGACTGATCCGCGTGCAATTCACGCACGGGCTATAAAATCAGTTGCAACGGACAATGCGACATTCAACAATCTGGTAACGCTTTACTCGAAATTGGAGAGTTTGGCGTCCTACTCTGTCCGCGTGTTCAGCCAAATCCGGAGTCCCAACGTTGTGTCATGGACCGCACTTGTCTCCGCCCACTCCAATACCCTCCTCGCCCTCCGTTACTTCGTTTCCATGCTTCGCCACCCAACACTCCCCAACAATCGCACCCTTGCCTCCCTCTTCCGCACCTCAGCTGCACTCTTTGCCCTCCCCTTTGCCCTTTCCCTCCACTCCCTCTCCCTCAAGCTCGCCCtttccagtgatccttttgccgGTTCTGCGCTACTCAGTTTTTACTTCAAGTGCCGTATGCCAGACCACGCACACAAGGTATTCGATGAAATACCTGATAGAGATAGTGTTTGTTATTCCGCTATGATCGTGGGTCTAGCTCAGAATTCCCGCTCTGTGGATGCGCTTTTGGTTTTGGCTGACATGAGGCATCGTGGTTTTGCATCCACAGAGCATAGCGTTTCGGGGGGTCTGCGTGCTGCTGCTGAGCTGGCAGCATTGGAGCAGTGTAGAATGATACACGGGCATGCGGTTGTTGCTGGGTTTGATTCAAATGTGGTGGTAGGCAGTGCTCTGGTTGATGGTTATGGTAAAGCCGGCGTTGTTGAGAATGCAAGGCAGGTTTTTGAGGATAATTTGGCTTGGATGAATTTAGTGGGTTGGAATGCTATGATGGCCGGTTATGCCCAGCAAGGAGATCATAAATCTACTTCCGAACTGTTTGATTCAATGGAATGCCAAGGACTGGTGCCGGATGAGTATAGTTTTCTGGCAATGTTGACAGCACTCTATAATGCTGGAATGTTTCTTGAGGCTGACCAGTGGTTGACAAGGATGAAAGTGGATTATGGTTTGCAGCCAACTCTGGTGCATTATACTTGCTTTGTAGGTGCAATGGCCCGTGCTGGGCACTTGGAACAGGCAGAGAGGGTAGCATTGACAATGCCATATGAGCCAGATGCTGCAGTTTGGCGAGCCTTGCTGTCAGCTTGTGCTTTTCATGGTGAAGCCGATAAGGCTTGGTCTATGGCCAGGAGGGTTTTGGAACTTGAACCGCTTGATGACTCGGCTTATGTTATTGTTGCCAATGTGTTGTCAGCTGCAGGAAGGTGGGATGATGTTGCAGAATTGAGGAAAATGTTGAGAGTTCGGAGGGTGAAGAAACAAGGAGGGAGAAGCTGGATTGAAATTCAGGGAAAAGTACATGTTTTTGCAGCAGGGGACTGGAAGCATAAGAGATCCGCGGAAATTTATCGCAAGTTACAAGAGATCATGGGGGAGATTGAGAAATTGGGATATGTTCCAATTTGGGATGAGTTGTTGCACAATGTGgaggaagaaaagagaaaggaggCTCTGTGGCATCACAGCGAGAAGTTGGCAGTGGCATTTGGTGTGTTATGTGGGTCTGCACCACCAGGAAAGCCATTGAGAATTGTGAAGAATTTGAGGATTTGTAAGGATTGTCATGAAGCTTTTAAGTATATGACCAGAATTTTACAGAGGGAAATTATTGTGAGGGATGTTAACAGATACCACAGATTTGTTGATGGTAATTGTACTTGTAGAGACATATGGTAG
- the LOC112734712 gene encoding pentatricopeptide repeat-containing protein At4g33170 isoform X2, with protein sequence MAQHDDLSAPPRPLPPSPSPTKTDPRAIHARAIKSVATDNATFNNLVTLYSKLESLASYSVRVFSQIRSPNVVSWTALVSAHSNTLLALRYFVSMLRHPTLPNNRTLASLFRTSAALFALPFALSLHSLSLKLALSSDPFAGSALLSFYFKCRMPDHAHKVFDEIPDRDSVCYSAMIVGLAQNSRSVDALLVLADMRHRGFASTEHSVSGGLRAAAELAALEQCRMIHGHAVVAGFDSNVVVGSALVDGYGKAGVVENARQVFEDNLAWMNLVGWNAMMAGYAQQGDHKSTSELFDSMECQGLVPDEYSFLAMLTALYNAGMFLEADQWLTRMKVDYGLQPTLVHYTCFVGAMARAGHLEQAERVALTMPYEPDAAVWRALLSACAFHGEADKAWSMARRVLELEPLDDSAYVIVANVLSAAGRWDDVAELRKMLRVRRVKKQGGRSWIEIQGKVHVFAAGDWKHKRSAEIYRKLQEIMGEIEKLGYVPIWDELLHNVEEEKRKEALWHHSEKLAVAFGVLCGSAPPGKPLRIVKNLRICKDCHEAFKYMTRILQREIIVRDVNRYHRFVDGNCTCRDIW encoded by the coding sequence atgGCGCAACATGATGACCTCAGCGCGCCACCGCGGCCGCTGCCACCGTCTCCATCTCCCACTAAGACTGATCCGCGTGCAATTCACGCACGGGCTATAAAATCAGTTGCAACGGACAATGCGACATTCAACAATCTGGTAACGCTTTACTCGAAATTGGAGAGTTTGGCGTCCTACTCTGTCCGCGTGTTCAGCCAAATCCGGAGTCCCAACGTTGTGTCATGGACCGCACTTGTCTCCGCCCACTCCAATACCCTCCTCGCCCTCCGTTACTTCGTTTCCATGCTTCGCCACCCAACACTCCCCAACAATCGCACCCTTGCCTCCCTCTTCCGCACCTCAGCTGCACTCTTTGCCCTCCCCTTTGCCCTTTCCCTCCACTCCCTCTCCCTCAAGCTCGCCCtttccagtgatccttttgccgGTTCTGCGCTACTCAGTTTTTACTTCAAGTGCCGTATGCCAGACCACGCACACAAGGTATTCGATGAAATACCTGATAGAGATAGTGTTTGTTATTCCGCTATGATCGTGGGTCTAGCTCAGAATTCCCGCTCTGTGGATGCGCTTTTGGTTTTGGCTGACATGAGGCATCGTGGTTTTGCATCCACAGAGCATAGCGTTTCGGGGGGTCTGCGTGCTGCTGCTGAGCTGGCAGCATTGGAGCAGTGTAGAATGATACACGGGCATGCGGTTGTTGCTGGGTTTGATTCAAATGTGGTGGTAGGCAGTGCTCTGGTTGATGGTTATGGTAAAGCCGGCGTTGTTGAGAATGCAAGGCAGGTTTTTGAGGATAATTTGGCTTGGATGAATTTAGTGGGTTGGAATGCTATGATGGCCGGTTATGCCCAGCAAGGAGATCATAAATCTACTTCCGAACTGTTTGATTCAATGGAATGCCAAGGACTGGTGCCGGATGAGTATAGTTTTCTGGCAATGTTGACAGCACTCTATAATGCTGGAATGTTTCTTGAGGCTGACCAGTGGTTGACAAGGATGAAAGTGGATTATGGTTTGCAGCCAACTCTGGTGCATTATACTTGCTTTGTAGGTGCAATGGCCCGTGCTGGGCACTTGGAACAGGCAGAGAGGGTAGCATTGACAATGCCATATGAGCCAGATGCTGCAGTTTGGCGAGCCTTGCTGTCAGCTTGTGCTTTTCATGGTGAAGCCGATAAGGCTTGGTCTATGGCCAGGAGGGTTTTGGAACTTGAACCGCTTGATGACTCGGCTTATGTTATTGTTGCCAATGTGTTGTCAGCTGCAGGAAGGTGGGATGATGTTGCAGAATTGAGGAAAATGTTGAGAGTTCGGAGGGTGAAGAAACAAGGAGGGAGAAGCTGGATTGAAATTCAGGGAAAAGTACATGTTTTTGCAGCAGGGGACTGGAAGCATAAGAGATCCGCGGAAATTTATCGCAAGTTACAAGAGATCATGGGGGAGATTGAGAAATTGGGATATGTTCCAATTTGGGATGAGTTGTTGCACAATGTGgaggaagaaaagagaaaggaggCTCTGTGGCATCACAGCGAGAAGTTGGCAGTGGCATTTGGTGTGTTATGTGGGTCTGCACCACCAGGAAAGCCATTGAGAATTGTGAAGAATTTGAGGATTTGTAAGGATTGTCATGAAGCTTTTAAGTATATGACCAGAATTTTACAGAGGGAAATTATTGTGAGGGATGTTAACAGATACCACAGATTTGTTGATGGTAATTGTACTTGTAGAGACATATGGTAG
- the LOC112734710 gene encoding uncharacterized protein gives MLLWKRVHFHNASGLLTRFLPRRSQHHCSADADAVVVTRDLPNRNWRLPLRFCVWVALKFESLVDQHSRNEVSCTLATKEWCSLYWDALQLLKKSGIFVSSESVRALIRTYSYMDLAEEAIQCFDRMSEFNCEPDAHAYNTILKVVLKKDLFVLAFSLYNVMLRSNSLPDDHTYTLLIGGFCKIGNFNAALEMLDDMSKRGVLPDVKTYTAIIYGLCQWKKVDEAFRLFNTMKENGCLPTLRCYNVLIDGFCMNGRTDEALSLLSLLRKDGFALNLQSYRSLINSFIHAKRYSEAYVWYTKMFKRGIVPDVTLYAIMIRGLSEEGRVGEAAKMLDEMIGMGLVPDAYCYNALIKGFCDIGRLDQARSLQLEVSKDEQFHNAYTYTILICGMCRNGMVGEAREIFNQMEKLGCLPSVVTFSALMHGLCKAHRIEEAHLLLHEMEIGRSPSLFFRLSQGSDRVFDSVSLQKKVEQMCEAGEVLNAYKLLKQLAGSGVVPNIITYNILINGFCKTGNINAAIKLFKELQLKGISPDSITYGTLVDGLYRANREDDAFKIREHMLKHGCQPGLSNSNAHMSWLNKKGKVSMAFNLYFEYLKSLPRWDNDSINVLENHFIRGNVKEVIRGLLEMDFKCRDFNLAPYTILITGFCMAKKVDEALAIFSVLGEFNININPTSCVHLIDILCEEGKLDDAVNIFLYTLEKGFMLRPRICTKLLKCLLLSIDKKDYAIDLVDRMQSNGYCLNSHQYDKAMYVIQRLRRRRSNKMQNFEMIE, from the coding sequence ATGCTGTTGTGGAAACGAGTCCATTTCCACAATGCTTCCGGACTGCTCACAAGGTTCCTCCCTCGCCGATCGCAGCACCACTGTTCCGCTGACGCAGACGCCGTTGTCGTCACGCGAGATCTCCCTAATCGTAACTGGCGACTCCCCCTCCGTTTCTGCGTATGGGTCGCACTCAAGTTCGAGAGCCTCGTGGACCAGCATTCCCGTAACGAGGTAAGTTGCACTCTCGCCACTAAGGAGTGGTGCTCCCTTTACTGGGACGCGCTCCAGCTTCTGAAGAAATCTGGGATTTTCGTAAGTTCTGAATCTGTTAGAGCCCTCATAAGGACCTATTCCTATATGGATCTTGCTGAAGAAGCCATTCAGTGTTTTGATAGAATGTCTGAGTTCAATTGTGAGCCTGATGCTCACGCCTataacactatcttgaaggttgTGCTCAAGAAAGACTTGTTTGTGTTGGCTTTTTCGCTCTATAATGTTATGCTTAGGTCTAATTCTTTGCCAGATGATCACACTTACACTCTCTTGATTGGTGGATTCTGTAAGATTGGAAACTTCAATGCTGCCCTGGAGATGCTCGATGATATGAGCAAGAGGGGTGTGCTGCCTGATGTTAAGACGTATACGGCTATTATTTATGGCCTCTGTCAGTGGAAGAAGGTTGATGAGGCGTTTAGGTTGTTTAACACTATGAAAGAAAATGGGTGCTTGCCTACTTTGCGCTGTTATAATGTCTTGATTGATGGGTTTTGTATGAACGGGAGGACAGATGAAGCGCTTTCTTTGCTGTCTTTGTTGAGGAAAGATGGTTTTGCTCTTAATCTGCAGAGTTACCGTTCTCTGATAAATAGCTTCATTCACGCCAAGAGATATAGTGAGGCATATGTATGGTACACCAAGATGTTTAAGAGGGGAATTGTGCCGGATGTTACTTTATATGCTATCATGATACGTGGTTTGTCCGAAGAGGGTAGGGTTGGTGAAGCTGCAAAGATGTTAGATGAGATGATTGGGATGGGTTTAGTACCAGACGCCTATTGTTACAATGCATTAATCAAAGGTTTTTGTGACATAGGTCGTTTGGACCAAGCTAGATCTCTTCAGCTTGAGGTTTCCAAGGACGAACAGTTTCATAATGCTTACACCTACACCATTCTCATCTGTGGCATGTGTAGGAATGGAATGGTTGGAGAGGCACGGGAGATATTTAATCAGATGGAAAAACTTGGATGTCTCCCTTCAGTTGTGACCTTCAGTGCTCTGATGCATGGCCTTTGCAAGGCTCACAGAATTGAGGAAGCACACCTTTTACTGCACGAGATGGAGATTGGGAGAAGCCCATCTTTGTTTTTCCGGCTTTCTCAGGGTTCTGACAGGGTTTTTGATAGTGTTAGTCTCCAGAAAAAGGTGGAGCAAATGTGTGAGGCTGGTGAAGTTTTGAATGCTTACAAGCTTCTCAAACAACTTGCTGGGAGTGGGGTTGTGCCTAACATTATCACATACAACATTTTAATCAATGGTTTTTGCAAAACTGGTAATATCAATGCTGCTATCAAGCTTTTCAAGGAGCTGCAACTAAAGGGGATCTCACCTGATTCTATTACTTATGGGACACTTGTTGATGGACTTTATAGGGCTAACAGAGAGGATGATGCCTTTAAGATCCGTGAACATATGTTGAAGCATGGTTGTCAACCTGGATTATCAAATTCTAATGCCCATATGAGCTGGTTAAACAAAAAGGGGAAGGTCTCGATGGCCTTCAATCTTTACTTTGAATATCTGAAAAGCCTTCCGAGGTGGGATAATGATTCAATCAACGTGTTGGAGAACCATTTTATCAGAGGAAATGTGAAAGAAGTAATTCGAGGCTTACTGGAAATGGACTTCAAGTGTAGAGATTTTAATTTAGCTCCATATACAATTCTAATTACTGGGTTCTGTATGGCAAAAAAGGTAGATGAAGCATTAGCTATATTTTCTGTTCTTGGTGAGTTCAATATTAATATCAATCCTACAAGTTGTGTACATTTGATTGATATTCTCTGTGAGGAagggaagctggatgatgcagtAAACATATTCCTCTACACCCTAGAAAAAGGTTTCATGTTGAGGCCAAGAATTTGTACCAAGCTCCTCAAATGTCTCCTTCTTTCGATAGATAAAAAGGACTATGCTATTGATCTTGTTGACAGGATGCAGTCCAATGGATACTGTTTGAATTCACATCAGTATGACAAAGCAATGTACGTTATTCAACGGTTAAGGAGAAGGAGGAGCAATAAAATGCAGAATTTTGAAATGATTGAATAA